In Corylus avellana chromosome ca2, CavTom2PMs-1.0, the following proteins share a genomic window:
- the LOC132169801 gene encoding uncharacterized protein LOC132169801 — MADDLTKMWGSFSLSDEEGTEMEIQPHSMIHSVNRGQSCLVGKLVSERLVSKEIIKLKIIKGWRSTGSLSFKVLGDNLFLIEFEHSWDKSRVLEGRPWIFEGSLFAVEDFDGVTPPAEIEFDKVSFWVRMINLPLACMCKEVGFQIGASVGSVEEVDTDEQDIGWGEYLRVKIRIDLKKPLSRGRILKSWEGRMSESEVTSRRWEYRLRALVASRIALTTSR, encoded by the exons ATGGCAGACGATCTTACAAAGATGTGGGGGAGTTTCTCACTATCTGACGAGGAAGGTACGGAGATGGAGATTCAGCCCCATTCTATGATTCACTCTGTGAATCGGGGCCAATCGTGTTTGGTGGGCAAGCTGGTGTCCGAGAGATTGGTGAGCAAGGaaataatcaaattgaaaataattaaggGGTGGAGATCGACAGGTTCTTTATCATTTAAAGTTCTGGGAGATAACTTGTTCCTGATTGAATTTGAGCACTCATGGGACAAATCACGGGTATTGGAGGGGAGACCTTGGATCTTCGAAGGGAGCTTATTTGCGGTGGAAGATTTTGATGGAGTGACGCCACCTGCGGAGATTGAATTTGACAAAGTATCCTTTTGGGTGAGGATGATTAACTTGCCTCTTGCATGCATGTGTAAGGAGGTGGGTTTTCAGATTGGGGCATCGGTGGGAAGTGTGGAAGAAGTGGACACAGACGAACAGGATATCGGGTGGGGTGAGTATCTCCGAGTCAAAATTCGGATTGATCTTAAAAAACCGTTGTCCCGGGGAAGAATATTGAAG TCATGGGAAGGCAGGATGTCTGAATCGGAAGTCACCAGTCGGAGGTGGGAGTACCGACTACGGGCCTTGGTTGCGAGCAGAATCGCCCTCACGACATCTAGATAG
- the LOC132172550 gene encoding LOW QUALITY PROTEIN: trans-resveratrol di-O-methyltransferase-like (The sequence of the model RefSeq protein was modified relative to this genomic sequence to represent the inferred CDS: deleted 2 bases in 1 codon; substituted 1 base at 1 genomic stop codon), which yields MDIVHSKGATELFQVQSHLYKHIFSYIDSMSLNCAIQLAIPDIIHTHARPITLPQLVSKLHIHPKKTSCLHRLMRLLVHSSFFTKTKLHHQNQPEDDHDDDDEEEEEEEEGYALTPSSRLVIKDNITSLSPFVKAILDAVLVSPWHVLGEWLRGXGGSTDQELTPFEKTHGMSIWNYFNQNTEYSCVFNEAMASDSQLMSFVVEDYKPIFEGLGSLVDVGGGTGTAARIISQAFPHVKCTVFDLPHVVANLPETTNLKSVGGDMFQSIPSGDSFLFKWILHDWSDEECVNILKRCREAITSKGKGGKVIIIDVRDVVINEEKDEDDITKTKLFFDTLMMVLATGKERDKNEWEKLFFNVGFTRYNIVASYGMKSVIELYP from the exons ATGGATATCGTTCATAGCAAGGGAGCGACTGAGCTGTTTCAAGTTCAGTCTCATTTGTATAAACACATATTCAGCTACATAGATTCCATGTCACTCAACTGCGCCATTCAGCTAGCCATACCcgacataatccacacccatgCCCGACCCATCACTCTTCCACAGTTGGTCTCCAAGCTTCACATTCACCCCAAAAAAACCAGCTGCCTCCACAGGCTCATGCGTTTGTTGGTGCACTCCAGCTTCTTCACTAAAACAAaacttcatcatcaaaatcaaccagaagatgatcatgatgatgatgatgaagaagaagaagaagaagaagaaggctatGCTCTCACACCTTCCTCTAGGCTTGTCATCAAAGATAATATCACCAGCCTGTCACCATTTGTTAAAGCAATCCTGGATGCTGTCCTGGTGAGCCCCTGGCATGTACTAGGAGAATGGCTTCGGGGG TAGGGGGGGAGCACTGATCAGGAGTTGACGCCCTTTGAGAAAACGCATGGGATGAGCATATGGAACTACTTTAACCAAAACACAGAGTACAGTTGTGTTTTCAATGAAGCCATGGCCAGTGATTCCCAGCTTATGAGCTTCGTCGTTGAGGACTACAAGCCCATCTTTGAGGGCCTGGGTTCGTTGGTTGATGTTGGAGGGGGCACAGGGACGGCGGCGAGGATCATTTCTCAAGCGTTCCCTCACGTGAAATGCACGGTGTTTGACCTTCCACACGTCGTTGCCAACCTGCCGGAGACTACCAACTTGAAATCTGTTGGTGGTGATATGTTTCAGTCTATTCCTTCTGGAGATTCCTTTCTCTTTAAG tGGATTTTGCATGATTGGAGCGATGAGGAATGTGTGAACATTCTGAAGAGATGTAGAGAGGCGATTACAAGCAAAGGTAAGGGAGGAAAGGTAATAATCATAGAcgttaggg ATGTGGTGATAAATGAGGAGAAGGATGAAGATGATATTACTAAAACGAAGCTCTTCTTTGACACACTCATGATGGTTCTTGCCACTGGAAAAGAGAGGGACAAGAATGAATGGGAGAAGCTCTTCTTCAATGTTGGCTTCACCCGCTACAATATAGTTGCCTCCTATGGGATGAAATCAGTTATTGAGCTTTATCCTTAA
- the LOC132172276 gene encoding trans-resveratrol di-O-methyltransferase-like: protein MEHIHGHGASELFQAQSHLYKHVFSFVGSMSLKCAVQLGIPDIVHSHGEPITLHGLVSALQIHPTKAGFVHRLMRLLAHCGFFATTRVNKKQEAEEEEQDEEEAYDLTPSSRILLKDNVTGFSPFVLAMLDPALLTPWQFLGNWFREDKVTAFESAHGMELWEYGNQNPGFNNLFNEAMASDSGMMNLVVRDCKAVFEGFDTLIDVGGGTGTCSRIISEAFPHLKCTVLDLPHVVANLTDSLKLNYVGGDMFQSIPPTDGILLKLVLHSISDEDCVKVLKKCREAILNKEKGGKVIIIDIVINDIKDEHEITETKLFFDVMMMAMVTGRERCEKDWEKLFLEAGFSRYKLTPMFGLRSLIEVYP, encoded by the exons ATGGAACATATTCATGGCCATGGAGCAAGTGAGTTGTTTCAAGCACAATCCCATTTGTATAAACATGTTTTCAGTTTCGTAGGTTCCATGTCACTGAAATGTGCAGTTCAGTTAGGCATACCAGACATAGTCCACAGCCATGGGGAACCGATTACTCTCCATGGCTTGGTCTCTGCGCTTCAGATTCACCCCACAAAAGCTGGTTTTGTGCACCGCCTCATGCGCTTGCTTGCTCACTGCGGCTTCTTTGCTACCACAAGAgtcaacaaaaaacaagaagcagaagaagaagaacaagatgaagaagaagcgTATGATCTCACACCTTCATCGAGGATCCTCCTCAAAGATAATGTCACCGGCTTTTCACCGTTTGTTTTGGCTATGCTTGATCCAGCTCTGTTAACTCCATGGCAATTCTTGGGAAACTGGTTCCGGGAAGACAAGGTGACAGCATTTGAGAGTGCGCATGGGATGGAATTGTGGGAGTATGGAAACCAAAATCCTGGATTCAATAATCTTTTCAATGAGGCTATGGCGAGTGATTCTGGAATGATGAACTTGGTTGTAAGAGACTGCAAGGCAGTTTTTGAGGGGTTTGATACATTGATTGATGTCGGGGGTGGTACTGGAACATGCTCCAGGATCATTTCTGAGGCATTCCCTCACTTGAAATGCACAGTGCTTGATCTTCCACATGTTGTAGCTAATTTGACAGACAGTTTGAAGTTGAATTATGTTGGAGGAGATATGTTTCAGTCTATCCCTCCGACAGATGGCATTCTACTTAAG TTGGTTTTACACTCGATTAGCGATGAGGATTGCGTGAAGGTACTGAAAAAATGCCGAGAAGCAAtactaaacaaagaaaaagggggAAAGGTGATCATCATAGATATAGTGATTAATGATATCAAAGATGAGCACGAAATAACCGAAACAAAGCTCTTTTTTGACGTGATGATGATGGCTATGGTCACTGGAAGAGAGAGATGCGAGAAGGACTGGGAAAAGCTCTTCTTGGAGGCTGGTTTCAGTCGCTACAAGTTAACACCCATGTTTGGTTTAAGGTCCCTTATTGAGGTTTATCCTTAG